From a single Miscanthus floridulus cultivar M001 chromosome 8, ASM1932011v1, whole genome shotgun sequence genomic region:
- the LOC136476631 gene encoding small ribosomal subunit protein uS15-like, translating into MGRMHSRGKGISSSALPYKRTPPTWLKTAASDVEEMIAKAAKKGQMPSQIGVLLRDQHGIPLVKSVTGSKILRILKAHGLAPEIPEDLYFLIKKAVAIRKHLERNRKDKDSKFRLILVESRIHRLARYYKRTKKLPPTWKYESTTASTLVA; encoded by the exons ATGGGGCGTATGCACAGCCGCGG GAAGGGTATCTCGTCGTCGGCGCTGCCGTACAAGAGGACGCCGCCGACCTGGCTCAAGACCGCCGCCTCCGAC GTGGAGGAGATGATCGCTAAGGCGGCGAAGAAGGGTCAGATGCCGTCGCAGATCGGCGTCCTGCTACGTGACCAGCACGGTATCCCCCTTGTCAAGAGCGTCACCGGCAGCAAGATCCTCCGCATCCTCAAGGCACATG GGCTGGCGCCAGAAATACCAGAGGACCTGTACTTCCTCATCAAGAAGGCTGTGGCGATAAGGAAGCACCTTGAGAGGAACAGGAAGGACAAAGACTCCAAATTCAGGCTCATTCTTGTTGAGAGCAGGATCCACCGCCTGGCCCGCTACTACAAGCGCACAAAGAAGCTTCCACCCACCTGGAAGTA TGAGTCAACCACCGCAAGCACTCTGGTGGCCTAA
- the LOC136476629 gene encoding deoxyhypusine synthase-like, whose translation MAGAGGSGGGVVRDVEALEGVRSIVLKPSESLDDSRFTRIAGADFNDPGLGLEGLLASLAHTGFQASNLGDAIDVVNQMLDWRLSHEKPSEDCDEAELDPNYRESVKCKIFLGFTSNLVSSGIRDIIRFLAQHHMVDVIVTTAGGIEEDLIKCLAPTYRGDFSLPGALLRSKGLNRIGNLLVPNDNYCKFENWIMPLFDQMLLEQSTENVWTPSKVIARLGKEINDESSYLYWAYKNNIHVYCPALTDGSLGDMLFCHAVRNPGLIIDIVQDIRLINGEAIHATPRKTGIIVLGGGLPKHHICNANMFRNGADYAVYINTAQEFDGSDSGAQPDEAVSWGKIKGSAKPVKVHCDASIAFPLVVAATFARKVHGSK comes from the exons ATGGCCGGCGcgggaggcagcggcggcggcgtggtccgcgacgtggaggcgttggagggCGTGCGCTCCATCGTGCTAAAGCCGTCGGAGTCGCTCGACGATTCGCGGTTCACGAGGATCGCCGGCGCCGACTTCAACGACCCGGGCCTCGGACTCGAGGGGCTGCTCGCCTCGCTTGCGCACACGGGGTTCCAGGCATCCAACCTCGGCGACGCCATCGACGTCGTCAACCAGATG TTAGATTGGAGGTTGTCGCATGAGAAGCCCAGTGAAGATTGTGATGAAGCTGAACTTGACCCTAACTATAGAGAATCTGTGAAGTGCAAGATATTTCTGGGCTTCACTTCAAATCTTGTGTCTTCTGGCATCCGGGATATAATCCGTTTTCTAGCTCAGCATCACATG GTGGATGTTATTGTTACAACTGCTGGGGGTATAGAGGAGGACCTCATTAAGTGCCTTGCACCAACTTACAGAGGTGATTTTTCATTACCTGGAGCACTACTGCGGTCAAAAGGACTGAACCGGATAGGAAATCTGTTGGTGCCGAATGATAACTATTGCAAGTTTGAGAACTGGATCATGCCACTCTTTGACCAGATGCTACTGGAACAATCTACTGAG AATGTTTGGACACCATCAAAGGTGATAGCTCGTCTTGGTAAAGAAATAAATGATGAAAGCTCCTATCTTTACTGGGCATACAAG AATAACATACATGTATACTGCCCCGCATTGACTGATGGATCACTTGGAGACATGCTGTTCTGTCATGCAGTCCGTAATCCTGGCCTTATTATTGACATTGTACAAG ATATACGGCTGATTAATGGGGAAGCCATCCATGCAACACCAAGGAAGACAGGGATTATAGTTCTTGGTGGAGGCCTTCCAAAGCATCATATATGCAATGCCAATATGTTTCGCAACGGCGCAGATTATGCTGTTTATATTAACACAGCTCAAGAGTTTGATGGTAGTGACTCTGGAGCACAGCCTGATGAAGCAGTCTCATGGGGAAAGATAAAGGGTTCAGCTAAACCAGTAAAG GTGCACTGCGATGCGAGTATCGCTTTTCCGCTTGTTGTGGCTGCGACATTTGCACGCAAGGTTCACGGCTCCAAGTGA
- the LOC136476636 gene encoding kinesin-like protein KIN-1, which translates to MSQVEIYLEKVRDLLDLSKDNLQIKESKTQGIYISGATEISILNSSDALENLSQGIANRAVGETQMNLASSRSHCLYIFSVQYGSTSDERVTSGKIILVDLAGSEKVEKTGAEGRVLDEAKTINKSLSALGNVINALTTGKQNHVPFRDSKLTRILQDALGGNSRAALLCCCSPSPSNAPESLSTLRFGTRTKLIKASPKLIPEAVDNTKKPTIETHDQDDLRERILSKLRLSLKEEDVDLLEELFVQEGIIFDPSSVADIDLACRDTASEEISLLMQAVEELKETVEELTDENEKLRHSLQVAQEMTAQAQLAATAAAARSRTLLDLVPAVLLRPFGFVAD; encoded by the exons ATGTCTCAGGTGGAGATATATTTGGAAAAAGTGAG GGACCTTCTTGACTTGTCCAAAGACAACCTGCAGATCAAGGAAAGTAAAACCCAAGGAATTTACATTTCTGGAGCAACAGAG ATATCTATCCTGAACAGTTCAGATGCATTAGAGAACCTTTCT CAAGGAATTGCCAACAGAGCTGTTGGGGAAACAC AAATGAACCTGGCTAGCAGTAGAAGTCACTGCTTATACATTTTCTCAGTACAATATGGATCCACTTCAGATGAGAG GGTAACATCAGGGAAGATTATACTTGTTGACTTGGCTGGTTCTGAGAAAGTCGAGAAAACTGGTGCTGAAGGACGGGTTCTTGACGAGGCAAAGACAATCAACAAATCTCTCTCAGCTCTAGGAAATGTCATCAATGCCTTAACGACTG GTAAACAGAATCATGTTCCTTTCCGTGACTCAAAACTTACGCGCATTCTTCAAGATGCACTG GGTGGCAACTCAAGAGCAGCATTGCTGTGTTGCTGTTCTCCCAGCCCATCGAATGCACCAGAGAGTCTGTCTACGCTTCGCTTTGGAACCAG GACAAAGCTCATAAAGGCTTCTCCGAAATTGATTCCCGAGGCGGTGGATAACACCAAGAAGCCCACCATCGAGACTCATGATCAAGATGATCTGCGTGAAAGGATACTGAGCAAG CTAAGGTTGAGCCTGAAGGAGGAGGATGTGGATTTGCTGGAGGAACTGTTCGTGCAGGAAGGCATTATCTTCGATCCCAGTTCCGTCGCGGACATCGACTTGGCATGCCGCGACACTGCAAGCGAGGAGATCTCGTTGCTGATGCAAGCTGTGGAGGAGCTCAAAGAAACCGTGGAAGAG CTCACGGACGAGAACGAAAAGCTAAGGCACAGCCTCCAAGTCGCGCAGGAGATGACCGCTCAGGCTCAGcttgccgccaccgccgcagctGCCCGTAGCCGTACTCTGCTTGATCTCGTGCCGGCAGTCCTCCTCCGGCCCTTTGGGTTTGTAGCAGACTGA
- the LOC136476628 gene encoding kinesin-like protein KIN-1 — protein MSNVTVCVRFRPLSHKERKANGDNVCFKKLDSESFVFKDEREEDVIFSFDKVFYEDAQQSDVYNFLAVPIVSDAINGINGTIITYGQTGAGKTYSMEGPSILHCNEQKTGLVQRVVDELFVCLGSSASTWTVKLSMVEIYLEKVRDLLDLSKDNLQIKESKTQGIYISGATEISILNSSDALENLSQGIANRAVGETQMNLASSRSHCLYIFSVQYGSTSDERVTSGKIILVDLAGSEKVEKTGAEGRVLDEAKTINKSLSALGNVINALTTGKQNHVPFRDSKLTRILQDALGGNSRAALLCCCSPSPSNAPESLSTLRFGTRTKLIKASPKLIPEAVDNTKKPTIETHDQDDLRERILSKLRLSLKEEDVDLLEELFVQEGIIFDPSSVADIDLACRDTASEEISLLMQAVEELKETVEELTDENEKLRHSLQVAQEMTAQAQLAATAAAARSRTLLDLVPAVLLRPFGFVAD, from the exons ATGTCCAATGTGACCGTGTGCGTGCGGTTCAGACCGCTGAGTCACAAGGAGAGGAAGGCCAATGGTGACAACGTCTGCTTCAAGAAACTGGACTCGGAGTCTTTTGTTTTCAAG GATGAGAGGGAAGAAGATGTCATATTCAGTTTTGACAAGGTGTTCTATGAAGACGCGCAACAGTCTgatgtctacaacttccttgcaGTGCCCATTGTTTCAG ATGCTATCAATGGAATAAATGGGACTATAATTACTTATGGTCAG ACTGGGGCGGGAAAGACTTATAGTATGGAG GGGCCAAGTATCTTGCATTGCAATGAACAGAAAACTGGACTAGTACAGCGAGTTGTGGATGAGCTTTTTGTATGTTTAGGATCATCAGCAAGCACGTGGACAGTGAAGCTGTCAATG GTGGAGATATATTTGGAAAAAGTGAG GGACCTTCTTGACTTGTCCAAAGACAACCTGCAGATCAAGGAAAGTAAAACCCAAGGAATTTACATTTCTGGAGCAACAGAG ATATCTATCCTGAACAGTTCAGATGCATTAGAGAACCTTTCT CAAGGAATTGCCAACAGAGCTGTTGGGGAAACAC AAATGAACCTGGCTAGCAGTAGAAGTCACTGCTTATACATTTTCTCAGTACAATATGGATCCACTTCAGATGAGAG GGTAACATCAGGGAAGATTATACTTGTTGACTTGGCTGGTTCTGAGAAAGTCGAGAAAACTGGTGCTGAAGGACGGGTTCTTGACGAGGCAAAGACAATCAACAAATCTCTCTCAGCTCTAGGAAATGTCATCAATGCCTTAACGACTG GTAAACAGAATCATGTTCCTTTCCGTGACTCAAAACTTACGCGCATTCTTCAAGATGCACTG GGTGGCAACTCAAGAGCAGCATTGCTGTGTTGCTGTTCTCCCAGCCCATCGAATGCACCAGAGAGTCTGTCTACGCTTCGCTTTGGAACCAG GACAAAGCTCATAAAGGCTTCTCCGAAATTGATTCCCGAGGCGGTGGATAACACCAAGAAGCCCACCATCGAGACTCATGATCAAGATGATCTGCGTGAAAGGATACTGAGCAAG CTAAGGTTGAGCCTGAAGGAGGAGGATGTGGATTTGCTGGAGGAACTGTTCGTGCAGGAAGGCATTATCTTCGATCCCAGTTCCGTCGCGGACATCGACTTGGCATGCCGCGACACTGCAAGCGAGGAGATCTCGTTGCTGATGCAAGCTGTGGAGGAGCTCAAAGAAACCGTGGAAGAG CTCACGGACGAGAACGAAAAGCTAAGGCACAGCCTCCAAGTCGCGCAGGAGATGACCGCTCAGGCTCAGcttgccgccaccgccgcagctGCCCGTAGCCGTACTCTGCTTGATCTCGTGCCGGCAGTCCTCCTCCGGCCCTTTGGGTTTGTAGCAGACTGA
- the LOC136476630 gene encoding 28 kDa ribonucleoprotein, chloroplastic-like, with the protein MATATTAYHCNAILHLPRPPHFRRLPPPLPALVTRGAASAGLGSARLGPRARASSVPPPPPFFETVEEEEEEEERGWSDAEAGFSDEAEDEQEWAGGNGAARGEDLGADAGEDLSGWARQWPRPRELFVCNLPRRCDVQDLLELFTPHGTVLSVEISRDAENGISRGTAFVTMRSLAEARTAINALDGFDLDGREAFVKLASDVISNRKNVNLAHITPMKDHIFESPHKVYVGNLAWSVQPQDLRELFTQCGTVVSTRLLTDRKGGRNRVYGFLSFSSAEELEAALKLDRTVFFGRDIVVKEAIVERQTR; encoded by the exons ATGGCCACAGCCACCACCGCCTATCATTGCAACGCCATCCTCCACCTCCCCAGACCTCCGCACTTCCGCCGGCTCCCGCCGCCTCTCCCCGCCCTCGTCACCCGCGGAGCCGCGAGCGCCGGGCTGGGGTCGGCTCGTCTCGGTCCGAGGGCGAGGGCAAGTTCcgtaccgccaccgccaccatttTTTGAAACcgtggaagaggaggaggaggaggaggagcgtggGTGGTCGGATGCGGAGGCGGGCTTCAGTGACGAGGCGGAGGATGAGCAGGAGTGGGCGGGCGGcaacggcgcggcgcgcggggaGGACCTGGGCGCGGACGCCGGCGAGGACCTCAGCGGGTGGGCGCGGCAGTGGCCGCGGCCGCGGGAGCTGTTCGTTTGCAACCTCCCGCGCCGCTGCGACGTCCAGGACCTGCTCGAGCTCTTCACGCCCCACGGAACCGTCCTCTCCGTCGAG ATTTCACGCGATGCCGAGAATGGAATTAGTCGAGGAACTGCTTTTGTTACGATGCGTTCTTTAGCAGAAGCTCGGACAGCTATCAATGCTCTGGATGGCTTT GACTTAGATGGGCGTGAAGCTTTTGTTAAACTAGCATCTGATGTCATTTCCAATAGGAAAAATGTGAACCTGGCCCATATAACACCCATGAAGGACCACATCTTCGAGAGCCCACACAAGGTTTACGTCGGCAACCTTGCGTGGTCTGTTCAGCCCCAAGACCTGAGAGAACTCTTTACTCAGTGCGGAACCGTTGTTAGTACAAGGCTGCTGACAGATCGTAAAGGAGGCAGAAACCGAGTCTATGGGTTCCTCTCATTTTCTTCCGCTGAAGAGCTTGAGGCAGCATTAAAGCTTGACAGAACG GTCTTTTTCGGACGGGATATCGTAGTAAAGGAAGCTATTGTAGAGCGCCAGACACGCTGA